AGTCCTGTCGTAGGTTCACTTAGTTTTCTCAGCTGCAAATGATTTTTAACAATCAGTATACCCGATTCGATTGAAATAACGATGGTAAGTGGATTGGATACCGACATGGTGTTGTGTTTCACCGCATTCTCGATCAAAAGCTGTAAAGTGAGCGGAATCACCGAATAGCGCTTCAAATCTTCCGGCGAGAGCCTGATGTCCATCACTATCTTATCTTTAAACCTCGTGCGGAGCAAATAAGTATAGGTTTCCAGAAATTTGATCTCCTCTTCCAAACTGATCTGATGCAGTTCTGCCTGTTCGAGAATATAGCGGTAAGCCATCGAAAGCTGCTGAATAAATTCGCTCGATTTTTCCGGCCGTGACTCCACAAGCGAAGAAAGCACGCTGAGGTTATTGAACAGAAAATGCGGGCTGATCTGGTTTTTCAGGGCAAGGAAACGTGCATTAAGATTCTCTTTTTCAAGCTTTTCCGCATTGATCTGCACCTTTTTTAACCTTTCCTGGATCTGGTCGCTGACGCACAGGTAGTAAGCCGCGATCAACGCCAGTACCGTCAGTGCCTCATTTGCTCTTCTCCAGAGCAGGCGGACCATCGGAGCCGGCCTGTTACGAAACTCCATTCTGGGTGTGTGGCTCCATAAGCTGTCCATCAAACGCCAGGTATGACTGAGTATCATATTGAAAAGGATTGCCAGCAAAATGGCCGGTATCAGCGCAATAAGTTGATTTACTAATTTAAACTCCCCTGATCCGCTGCTTCCGGTAAGTGAATCCAGCTGCCGCAGCCCCCAGTCTACCAGATAGATCCAGCTGGTATAGAAGACCGTGCTGATCACAATCTCCATGCAGAAGAGCGGCAATTTGCGCAGGATTGTAGCCCAAACGTCCTGCGGCACATTCAGGTAAGTCCGCAAAGGAATATAAACCAGCGCCAGGGCAAAACCGAGCAACCATTTTTTGCTGAAAAATATCTGGCGCATTGGAGGTTATTGTGAGGTTTGGAGGAGATTCCGGTAGCGGTCCTCGTCGGTAATTACTCATTTCCGGCGTGATCTTTCCCCAATTTAGCTTTGAATTCTATGGGATTGAAGTTTTCGATAAGGCCGCTCTCTTCGCCGTCAATTAGCGCCTGTCTCAACAATATGAGTTTTTGCTCTTGTTCTTCCAGCAAGCGAAGTCCCGCCCGGACTACTTCACTGACAGAGCTATATCGGCCGGTATCTATTTGATCTTGAATAAAAGAATCGAAATGCTGGCCTATTGATATGGATGTGTTTTTACCCATTGTACATACGACTTGTAGGTCAAACCCGAAGTTACCATTTTTTGGTAACTACGCCAATAGCCTACTGCTTAAAGCATGCCACAAAACCCTCTTTTGAACTTTCTATATATAAATTTCCCTTTCTTACTAACTAAAATAGACCAACTCAATATCATGGAAATAGGTATAAGTATGTTCGGGGATTTGTCTTTTGACAAGACGGCCCGGGCATTTCAATCCCCTCAGGAACGGTTACAGGATATGCTGGAAGAGATTAAGCTGGCTGACGAAGTCGGGCTGGATGTATTCGGGATCGGTGAACATCACCGCGCCGAATATGCCGTTTCAAGTCCGGAAATTATCCTGGCCGCAGCTGCATCAGTGACCAAAAATATCAAGCTAACCAGTTCGGTAACCGTATTGAGCTCCAATGATCCCGTGCGCGTTTACCAGAATTTTTCAACTGTGGACCTGCTTTCAAATGGCCGTGCCGAGATTACCGTCGGCCGGGGCAGCTTTATTGAATCGTTCCCGCTTTTTGGCTACGATCTGAATGATTATAACGGGTTATTTACCGAAAAGCTGGAATTGCTGAAACAGATCAATGAAACCGAGACGATCAGTTGGAAAGGAAAATACCGGGCTGCGCTGGAAAGTCAGCAGGTTTTGCCGCGCCCCGTTAACGGAAGAATGGATATCTGGATTGCTGTCGGAGGCACGCCGCAGTCGGTGGTGCGCGCGGCGAAGCTGGGCTTTCCGTTGATTATCGCGATCATCGGGGGGATGCCGGCGCAGTTCAAGCCATTTTTTGATTTGTACAAAACAGAATACATCAATGCCGGCCACGATCCCGCTAAAATGCAGCTCGCCACGCATTCGCACGGATTGGTAGGGGAGAACGGTGCCGCATTGGCAGATGCCTATTTTGAAAATTATGCGGGCCAGATGGACAGGGTAGGTCGCAGCCGCGGCTGGGCACCTTACACGAGAGGACAGTTTGAAGGCGGCCGGAGCATCGAAGGCGCGTTGTTTGTGGGCGACCCCAATCAGGTCACGGAGAAGATATTGCAAAACCAGGAAATGTTCGGGTTGACCCGTTTTCTGCTTCATACCGACGTAGGCGGGCCGGATCATAAAATGCTGATGAAGTCCATTGAATTGCTTGGAGAAAAAGTGGCGCCGGCGGTGCGGAAGGCATTGAATAAATAAAATCGCCTGATTGCTAGTATATATCTTAATGCTGCGTTCGACCGGAATGCAGCATTTTTTTTAGTAAATAATAGGATACTTGCATCAATACAGACTTATGCGCAGTATATCAAGTTGCTATCGATCCCTTTTTATCACAAAACTTCCTTCGTAATGTTCCATCTCTTCAAAATCACTTTTCTCAGTTTACTGCTTTATGTCGGTCTGTCGGGTTGTGAAAAAAAGGACTTGAATCAGGTTACAATCATCGCAGAGCTTGATAGTGTGGCAAATTTGGAACTGGAACTGGTTACATTCAACATGCTGAACCTGGATCCGGTTGTGCTGACGAAAACCAGGTTTGACAGTACGGGAAAGGGTGAATTTAAGCTGTCGGTTGACCACCCTGTTTTTGTATATGTAAATCAGAAGAAAAGCTTTGTTCCGCTTCTCATAAGTCCGGGAGACAATCAGATGGTGACAACTATGAAAAGCAAAACTGACCAATCGGTAACGTACAGCGGCGACGGGGCGATTGTCAATCAATACTTGCAAAAGATAAATTCAACTTACGGGAATTACGAGGTTTTTGATTACAGAATATTTCAGAAGATGACTCTGGACGCATTTTTAGCGAAGAGGGATTCTCTGGAAAAACAAATGGCCCGGCATTTCGCTGATCTCAAAAAAGACAAAACGGTAAAGCCGGAAATTTTGCAGATCATGGAGACGAACAACCGCATTATTCTCTATTCATACACGCAAAGCTACGTGACTGCCAATTTCGGCTATGATATGGAAGATCCCGGTATGTCGCCAATGCTAAAAAAATCGATGGCGGATCTGCCGCAGGATTCGCTTGCATTGGCTGCCAATTGCTATAAATACGGTCGGCTTTTGGCGACCTACCTTCAATCCGGCATCATCTGGCCGGCAGACGAGGGAACGGACAGCTCCCAAACCGACGGCCCAGAGGTAAGTCACCCGACTTTTGCGAGCAGGGAAATTGAATCGAAAAACTACATTCGGCCTCTGGAAGAACATTTGAAAGCTGCGAATATCAATTACTGGTTTAGGAGTGACGGACTGTCGGAAGAGGTGAATTCGCTCTGGACGAAGTACCAGAAAACTGCGCGTAATCCACTTTATAAAGAAGCGATCCAAAAGAGCTACGATGAATGGGCAGTCCTCGCGCCGGGAAAACCTGCGCCGGATTTTACAGGAACCACCGCCGATGGTAAACCGATTTCGCTGAGCAGCCTCAAAGGAAAGCTCGTTTACGTCGACGTATGGGCTACCTGGTGCGGACCGTGCCGGGAGGAATTTCCGCATTCCAAAAAGCTGGTGAAAGAATTTGAGGGCAGTGATAAAATTGTATTTCTGTACGTCTCAACCGATTCGAACATGGATACCTGGAAGAAATTTTTGCCTGACAAAAGTGTCCCCGCCGGTATCCATATGCACCAAAAGCAAGACGGCCAATCCGACGCGATCTGGGATAACTATCACCTTTGGGGCATTCCCAGATATATATTGATCGACGCGAAAGGGAAAATGCTGAAAACCCACGCGCCTAGACCAAGTTCAGAGGATATCCTGCCGCTGTTGAAAGGGTATTTGAAAGAGACTTAAAATGCATCCCAATTCTGCAAAAACATTTAAGCAAATACTTAAAAACATCATCATTCCAATGTTCCAGTCTGCAAGGCTTATTCTTCTCAGCTTACTTGTGAATTTGATCATCTCTGGTTGTGTAAAAGAGGAGGATCGCAGCGTAAAAATCAGCTTGGTAAAGCTAAAAGATAAGAATGGAAGAGTAGACCTCACAGCAACAGATGTGCTTAATCTGGATACGCTGCTATTGGCAACAACCACCTCTGACAGTAGCGGCAATGCATTTTTGTCCTTATCTCTCGATAAACCTCTTTTTGCCCAACTAAGAAGCGGGGATCAGTTTGTTCAGCTTTTCCTGAGTCCCGGAGACGAACTCTCCATAGCTTATGATACGAATAAAACAGACAGTGGATTGCACTTTACCGGCAGCTCCGCAGGTACACAACAGTTTCTGGAAAATAGCAAGAAAGCCTGCTTGAAATGGGAGGAGCCGAAAGGCACATACATCGGCGACATTCCACCTGAGGAAATTGTTATCCGTCGGGATTCGCTTCAAAGTGATCTTAACCAGTTGCTTTTGGATTGGGCAAAAGATGAAGGTGTAAGTAACCCCACAAGGCAGATTATGGCTTCTAAAAGCAAAATGACCTTGTATCGTTTTCAGCAATATTTTGTAACCGAATATTATAAGAAGCATCGTGACCGGCCGAATATTCCGGTAACATTACAACAAGCAATACAAGATTTGCCAGTAGACTCGGTAGCGCTGGCTGTGCACATGGATGAATATTTGCGGATATTGTCTAATCACCTTCGGTTGAAAATTTATAGCGACGTTGCCGAAGAA
This Dyadobacter sp. UC 10 DNA region includes the following protein-coding sequences:
- a CDS encoding sensor histidine kinase produces the protein MRQIFFSKKWLLGFALALVYIPLRTYLNVPQDVWATILRKLPLFCMEIVISTVFYTSWIYLVDWGLRQLDSLTGSSGSGEFKLVNQLIALIPAILLAILFNMILSHTWRLMDSLWSHTPRMEFRNRPAPMVRLLWRRANEALTVLALIAAYYLCVSDQIQERLKKVQINAEKLEKENLNARFLALKNQISPHFLFNNLSVLSSLVESRPEKSSEFIQQLSMAYRYILEQAELHQISLEEEIKFLETYTYLLRTRFKDKIVMDIRLSPEDLKRYSVIPLTLQLLIENAVKHNTMSVSNPLTIVISIESGILIVKNHLQLRKLSEPTTGLGLKNIVNRYKLLLGKEVVIEKNADHFVVKIPLIA
- a CDS encoding type II toxin-antitoxin system ParD family antitoxin; protein product: MGKNTSISIGQHFDSFIQDQIDTGRYSSVSEVVRAGLRLLEEQEQKLILLRQALIDGEESGLIENFNPIEFKAKLGKDHAGNE
- a CDS encoding LLM class flavin-dependent oxidoreductase, with protein sequence MEIGISMFGDLSFDKTARAFQSPQERLQDMLEEIKLADEVGLDVFGIGEHHRAEYAVSSPEIILAAAASVTKNIKLTSSVTVLSSNDPVRVYQNFSTVDLLSNGRAEITVGRGSFIESFPLFGYDLNDYNGLFTEKLELLKQINETETISWKGKYRAALESQQVLPRPVNGRMDIWIAVGGTPQSVVRAAKLGFPLIIAIIGGMPAQFKPFFDLYKTEYINAGHDPAKMQLATHSHGLVGENGAALADAYFENYAGQMDRVGRSRGWAPYTRGQFEGGRSIEGALFVGDPNQVTEKILQNQEMFGLTRFLLHTDVGGPDHKMLMKSIELLGEKVAPAVRKALNK
- a CDS encoding TlpA family protein disulfide reductase, with protein sequence MFHLFKITFLSLLLYVGLSGCEKKDLNQVTIIAELDSVANLELELVTFNMLNLDPVVLTKTRFDSTGKGEFKLSVDHPVFVYVNQKKSFVPLLISPGDNQMVTTMKSKTDQSVTYSGDGAIVNQYLQKINSTYGNYEVFDYRIFQKMTLDAFLAKRDSLEKQMARHFADLKKDKTVKPEILQIMETNNRIILYSYTQSYVTANFGYDMEDPGMSPMLKKSMADLPQDSLALAANCYKYGRLLATYLQSGIIWPADEGTDSSQTDGPEVSHPTFASREIESKNYIRPLEEHLKAANINYWFRSDGLSEEVNSLWTKYQKTARNPLYKEAIQKSYDEWAVLAPGKPAPDFTGTTADGKPISLSSLKGKLVYVDVWATWCGPCREEFPHSKKLVKEFEGSDKIVFLYVSTDSNMDTWKKFLPDKSVPAGIHMHQKQDGQSDAIWDNYHLWGIPRYILIDAKGKMLKTHAPRPSSEDILPLLKGYLKET
- a CDS encoding TlpA family protein disulfide reductase: MHPNSAKTFKQILKNIIIPMFQSARLILLSLLVNLIISGCVKEEDRSVKISLVKLKDKNGRVDLTATDVLNLDTLLLATTTSDSSGNAFLSLSLDKPLFAQLRSGDQFVQLFLSPGDELSIAYDTNKTDSGLHFTGSSAGTQQFLENSKKACLKWEEPKGTYIGDIPPEEIVIRRDSLQSDLNQLLLDWAKDEGVSNPTRQIMASKSKMTLYRFQQYFVTEYYKKHRDRPNIPVTLQQAIQDLPVDSVALAVHMDEYLRILSNHLRLKIYSDVAEEIKGLNKDSLYGKWAVICDNFIRREVQSPFLQTHFRGANIAYWARNEGATPGLIRLRADFLKSAESTVYTKSLAKSFGKWEALATGKPAPDFTGITANGEKFSLKDLKGKMVYIDIWATWCGPCRAEFPSSQKLIQEFKGNDQLVFLYVSIDTEVDDWKKSLKTKNVPQGMHINHLVDQPGSISKKYYLSGIPRYILINKDGTIIEAVAPKPSSKEIRPLLKGYLKES